In a genomic window of bacterium HR17:
- the accC gene encoding Biotin carboxylase, which yields MFRKVLIANRGEIAIRVIRACRELGIKTVAVYSEADRNCLHVRFADEAVCIGPAPAKDSYLNIPNLISAALLKGCDAVHPGYGFLAEDATFAEICARYKIKFIGPPPHAIELMGNKSKARQLAQQVGVPVIPGRDRVESERDAVEAARQLGYPVLIKAAAGGGGKGIRIVHNEQELLRNLSIARTEAEAAFGNGAVYLEKFLEEPRHIEFQILADEHGNIVHLGERECSIQTVRHQKLLEEAPSPAVTPALRERMGRAAMRLAAAAGYTNAGTVEFLLDKNGNFYFIEMNTRIQVEHPVTEMVTGIDLVKEQIRIAAGERLSVRQVEMRGHAIECRITAEDPYRNFAPNTGVVRNLVLPGGPGIRLDTHLYEGYEIPPYYDALLCKLIAHGRDRNESIARAQRALSEFFVEGVKTTVPLHQRLLAHTAFRRGAISTGFLPRFLAEEFEG from the coding sequence ATGTTCCGGAAAGTGCTGATTGCCAATCGCGGCGAAATCGCTATCCGTGTCATTCGGGCGTGCCGTGAGTTGGGCATCAAAACGGTCGCGGTTTATTCAGAGGCGGACCGCAATTGCTTGCATGTGCGGTTCGCCGATGAAGCGGTGTGCATCGGACCAGCGCCCGCAAAGGACAGTTACTTGAACATTCCCAACTTGATCAGCGCTGCTTTGCTCAAAGGCTGCGATGCGGTGCATCCAGGTTACGGGTTTTTGGCGGAAGATGCGACCTTCGCTGAAATTTGCGCCCGCTACAAAATCAAGTTCATCGGACCGCCGCCTCACGCCATTGAACTGATGGGCAACAAGAGCAAAGCCCGCCAGTTGGCACAGCAAGTCGGCGTGCCTGTGATCCCTGGGCGAGACCGTGTTGAGTCGGAACGGGACGCAGTGGAAGCGGCGCGTCAATTGGGTTACCCTGTCCTCATCAAAGCGGCAGCCGGCGGCGGCGGGAAGGGCATCCGCATCGTCCACAACGAGCAAGAGTTACTGCGCAACCTGTCCATCGCACGCACCGAAGCGGAAGCCGCGTTCGGTAACGGCGCCGTCTACTTGGAGAAATTTCTGGAAGAGCCCCGCCACATTGAGTTCCAAATCCTCGCCGACGAGCACGGCAACATCGTTCACTTGGGCGAGCGGGAGTGCAGTATCCAAACGGTGCGCCACCAAAAGTTGCTGGAAGAAGCGCCGTCCCCTGCCGTCACGCCTGCCTTGCGGGAGCGCATGGGGCGTGCCGCGATGCGCTTGGCTGCCGCTGCGGGTTACACCAACGCCGGCACGGTGGAGTTTTTGCTGGACAAAAACGGCAACTTCTACTTCATTGAGATGAACACGCGCATCCAAGTGGAGCACCCCGTCACGGAAATGGTCACAGGTATTGACTTGGTGAAGGAGCAAATCCGCATCGCCGCGGGCGAACGGCTGTCCGTTCGGCAAGTGGAAATGCGCGGGCACGCGATTGAGTGCCGTATCACCGCCGAAGACCCCTACCGCAACTTCGCTCCCAACACGGGCGTCGTCCGCAATTTGGTGTTGCCTGGCGGTCCTGGCATTCGGTTGGACACGCACCTTTATGAAGGTTACGAAATTCCGCCTTATTACGACGCTCTGCTGTGCAAGTTAATTGCCCACGGACGCGACCGCAATGAATCCATCGCCCGCGCCCAACGCGCCCTCAGCGAGTTTTTTGTGGAAGGGGTCAAAACAACTGTCCCGCTCCATCAACGCCTGCTCGCTCACACCGCTTTCCGTCGTGGCGCCATTTCCACCGGCTTTCTCCCGCGCTTTCTGGCTGAAGAATTTGAAGGGTGA
- the folD gene encoding Bifunctional protein FolD protein — protein MAATLLDGRSVARQLREQLKEQVATFVSETGVQPKLATVLVGDDPASAVYVGMKQKAAREVGMATDGFHLPADVGEAEVVALIERLNIDPTVHGILVQHPLPRHINEQRVMATIHPDKDVDGLTPHSLGSLAARHPTFVPCTPLGAWRLLEHYGIRVEGKEAVVLGRSRINGMPAALLFSHHNATVTICHTRTHNLAEHTRRADILYVSVGKAEFITADMVKPGAVVIDTGYNRLPDRKSDVGDVHFDSVKEVAGFITPVPGGVGPMTVTMLLANTLLAAQRLARREGA, from the coding sequence ATGGCAGCAACTTTGTTAGACGGGCGCAGCGTGGCGCGACAACTTCGCGAGCAACTCAAAGAGCAAGTGGCGACTTTCGTCAGCGAGACGGGCGTGCAGCCGAAGTTGGCGACGGTGCTTGTCGGCGATGACCCTGCGTCCGCTGTTTATGTCGGGATGAAGCAGAAAGCAGCCCGCGAAGTTGGTATGGCGACGGACGGGTTTCACTTACCGGCAGATGTCGGTGAAGCGGAGGTGGTAGCGCTCATTGAACGGCTCAATATCGACCCGACAGTGCACGGCATTTTGGTGCAACACCCCTTGCCCCGTCACATTAACGAGCAGCGGGTCATGGCGACCATTCATCCCGACAAAGATGTGGACGGGTTAACGCCCCACAGTTTGGGCAGTTTGGCAGCGCGCCATCCCACATTCGTCCCGTGCACGCCGTTGGGCGCTTGGCGCTTGCTGGAACATTACGGCATCCGCGTGGAAGGCAAGGAAGCCGTCGTGCTGGGACGCAGCCGCATCAACGGTATGCCCGCCGCCCTGCTCTTTTCGCACCACAACGCCACCGTCACCATTTGCCACACCCGCACGCACAATCTTGCCGAGCATACCCGTCGTGCCGACATCCTGTATGTGTCCGTCGGCAAAGCCGAGTTCATCACGGCAGACATGGTGAAACCGGGCGCCGTCGTCATTGACACGGGCTACAACCGCTTGCCCGACCGCAAGAGCGATGTGGGCGATGTCCACTTTGACAGCGTCAAGGAGGTCGCCGGTTTCATCACGCCCGTCCCTGGCGGTGTCGGACCGATGACGGTGACGATGCTGTTGGCAAACACACTGCTGGCGGCGCAGCGGCTCGCGCGCCGCGAGGGGGCATGA
- the dppA_1 gene encoding D-aminopeptidase, producing MRVMIWVDAEGISGVTSWEQVLAGRSRYEEGRRLITQEVNAAVRGAKLAGAQDIVVVDSHGAGGDHSFRNLIPELLEPGADYVLGAAWTTYTRPLEDGCDGAIFLGFHAKAGTPDGVLSHTVSESWLNFSLNGEVVGEIAICAAVCGHFGVPVWLVTGDAATCREAEAILGDSVKTLCVKEGLTRFAARCLAPQEAWRRIEMAVAEVVQYPPKVAPYRPASPTTLRVEFTAPEHVRGYLHEGVKQVNQRVVEVTADDFYTAWRTLWRR from the coding sequence ATGCGGGTGATGATTTGGGTGGACGCGGAGGGCATCAGTGGCGTCACAAGTTGGGAGCAGGTGCTGGCAGGGCGCAGCCGCTACGAGGAAGGGCGCCGGCTTATCACGCAGGAAGTTAACGCCGCCGTACGAGGCGCTAAACTGGCGGGCGCTCAAGACATCGTCGTGGTGGACAGTCACGGTGCTGGGGGTGATCACTCGTTCCGCAACCTCATTCCCGAATTGTTGGAGCCAGGCGCCGACTATGTGCTGGGCGCGGCGTGGACGACTTACACGCGCCCGCTGGAAGACGGCTGCGACGGGGCGATTTTTCTCGGCTTCCACGCCAAAGCCGGCACGCCCGACGGCGTGCTCAGCCACACCGTTAGCGAAAGTTGGCTCAACTTTTCCCTCAACGGGGAAGTCGTCGGCGAAATCGCCATTTGCGCCGCTGTCTGCGGGCATTTTGGTGTGCCCGTGTGGCTCGTCACCGGTGATGCGGCGACTTGCCGCGAAGCCGAAGCGATTTTGGGGGACAGCGTGAAGACCCTTTGCGTCAAGGAGGGGCTGACCCGCTTTGCGGCGCGCTGTCTTGCCCCGCAGGAAGCGTGGCGGCGCATTGAGATGGCGGTCGCTGAAGTCGTGCAATATCCGCCGAAAGTCGCCCCCTATCGCCCCGCTTCCCCGACAACGCTGCGGGTGGAATTCACCGCCCCTGAACATGTGCGGGGATATTTGCACGAAGGGGTGAAGCAGGTTAACCAACGGGTGGTGGAAGTGACGGCGGACGACTTTTATACGGCATGGCGCACCTTGTGGCGGCGCTGA
- the pspA_1 gene encoding Phosphoserine phosphatase 1, with translation MPTVRLLLVRHGASIWNETEHIQGQQDVPLSDAGRRHAEALGQRLRGEPLAACFSSPLQRAIETARIVQQTAGTAVPIVPLPELMERHFGTWEGKRVAELNQDALSRWVAAFLLPAPPDGESLEQLFERVRQGIERILTETPSGTALVVGHSGSVKAALCVLLRLPLTSFARLRVDNGSLTVVEVRNGRSELVTFNDTCHLTVG, from the coding sequence ATGCCGACAGTGCGGCTTCTCTTGGTGCGGCATGGTGCATCTATCTGGAACGAAACGGAACACATCCAAGGGCAGCAAGATGTCCCGCTCAGCGATGCGGGGCGTCGCCACGCAGAAGCCCTTGGGCAGCGTTTGCGGGGAGAACCCCTCGCGGCGTGTTTTTCCAGCCCGTTACAACGGGCGATAGAAACGGCGCGTATTGTCCAGCAAACGGCAGGCACTGCAGTGCCCATCGTCCCGCTCCCGGAGTTGATGGAGCGCCATTTCGGGACATGGGAAGGCAAACGGGTTGCGGAGTTGAACCAGGACGCCCTAAGCCGTTGGGTTGCTGCCTTTTTGTTACCTGCCCCGCCAGACGGCGAGAGTCTGGAGCAACTTTTTGAACGGGTAAGGCAAGGCATTGAACGCATCCTGACCGAAACACCGAGCGGCACCGCGTTGGTGGTCGGGCACAGCGGCTCCGTGAAAGCCGCCCTTTGCGTCCTGCTGCGGTTGCCGCTGACCAGTTTCGCCCGCTTGCGGGTGGACAACGGCAGCCTAACGGTCGTGGAAGTGCGCAACGGACGGTCGGAACTCGTCACTTTCAACGACACCTGCCACCTGACAGTGGGGTGA
- the gutB_1 gene encoding Sorbitol dehydrogenase: protein MVMTAPQQLTIAEFPERPLQDGEILLRVRLTGVCGTDRHLFWGHGVWAFPIIAGHEILAEVVEVTDGAADAVTVVGGALRNGQRVVLVPSGAPCGRCFYCLNYPHRTTLCRHRVVYGFRRCDEPPHLFGGFAEFVRVQPRSFLFVVPDDLPDERAVLTEPTAVALRAVERAMAPGVPVIGEGLEIGRRALVIGVGTIGLLVVAVLKGMGVHHIIAADTNPMRLAMARAMGATVVVSVPIGEQGMDIALRHLRDCTDGEGADVVFECAGVPAAFALALEGVCRGGTVVEVGHFTDTGTVPLAPHLICRKDLDVRGVWAYPWWQFRDALRFLQTTPVPVETLVTHRLNLSQVADALRGHLGPDALKPVVAP from the coding sequence ATGGTCATGACCGCGCCCCAGCAGTTGACGATAGCGGAATTTCCTGAACGCCCGCTGCAGGACGGTGAAATCCTCTTGCGGGTGCGGTTGACGGGTGTGTGTGGGACAGACCGGCACCTCTTTTGGGGGCATGGGGTGTGGGCGTTTCCGATCATCGCCGGGCACGAAATCCTCGCTGAAGTCGTGGAAGTCACAGACGGCGCCGCCGATGCCGTCACCGTCGTAGGCGGCGCATTGAGAAACGGTCAGCGGGTTGTCCTTGTGCCCAGCGGTGCCCCGTGTGGGCGGTGCTTTTATTGCCTCAACTACCCCCACCGCACAACCCTTTGCCGTCACCGCGTCGTTTACGGCTTCCGCCGGTGCGATGAGCCGCCCCATCTGTTCGGCGGTTTTGCCGAATTCGTGCGGGTGCAACCCCGTTCGTTCCTGTTCGTCGTGCCCGACGATTTGCCCGATGAGCGCGCCGTCTTGACGGAGCCGACGGCAGTGGCGCTGCGGGCGGTGGAACGGGCGATGGCGCCGGGCGTTCCCGTCATCGGCGAAGGGTTGGAAATCGGGCGCCGGGCGCTGGTCATCGGCGTCGGCACCATCGGTTTGTTGGTCGTCGCTGTCCTCAAGGGCATGGGCGTGCACCATATCATTGCCGCCGACACAAACCCCATGCGGTTGGCGATGGCGCGGGCGATGGGCGCCACCGTGGTTGTGTCGGTGCCTATCGGCGAGCAAGGAATGGACATCGCCCTGCGACACCTGCGAGACTGCACCGATGGGGAGGGAGCCGATGTCGTGTTTGAGTGCGCTGGAGTGCCCGCAGCGTTTGCGTTGGCGCTGGAGGGGGTGTGCCGAGGCGGGACGGTCGTGGAAGTCGGACACTTTACCGATACGGGCACCGTCCCGTTAGCGCCTCACCTGATTTGCCGCAAGGACTTGGATGTGCGGGGCGTGTGGGCTTACCCTTGGTGGCAATTCCGCGACGCTTTGCGGTTCCTGCAAACGACGCCGGTGCCGGTGGAAACTCTCGTGACCCACCGCTTGAACCTTTCGCAAGTCGCTGACGCCCTGCGGGGTCACCTCGGTCCCGATGCCCTCAAACCCGTCGTCGCCCCTTGA
- the accB_2 gene encoding Biotin carboxyl carrier protein of acetyl-CoA carboxylase produces the protein MNLNMELLHQLVNLVRDARISELTLRVGDWRVTIRKGAPLSAPPSSSTARRAAGGAQSDEVAHAPSPSYVPVVSSWVGIVRRQHNGKPLVQVGDTVRKGQTVCWIDALGVRNEVRAPESGRIVEIFVEDGQSVEFGQQLMLLEPHDKGGE, from the coding sequence ATGAACTTGAACATGGAACTGCTCCACCAGTTGGTCAATTTGGTGCGAGACGCGCGCATCAGTGAACTGACCCTGCGGGTGGGTGACTGGCGTGTGACCATTCGCAAGGGAGCGCCTTTATCCGCGCCGCCGTCCTCGTCTACCGCGCGGCGGGCAGCGGGCGGGGCTCAATCTGACGAGGTCGCCCACGCACCGTCACCCTCATATGTGCCTGTCGTGTCCAGTTGGGTCGGGATCGTGCGACGGCAGCACAACGGCAAACCGCTGGTGCAAGTCGGCGACACTGTCCGCAAGGGGCAAACGGTCTGTTGGATTGACGCATTGGGCGTGCGCAACGAGGTGCGCGCCCCTGAAAGCGGACGCATCGTGGAAATCTTCGTAGAAGACGGGCAATCGGTGGAGTTTGGGCAGCAACTGATGCTGCTGGAGCCGCACGACAAGGGAGGCGAGTGA
- the gfo_2 gene encoding Glucose--fructose oxidoreductase, translating to MAKPTIGIGVVGFGLMGRVHTYAWRAIPLLYDGAPCAIKLVGVCDVNERTAQAGLEQGGFAFATTDYRALVHHPEVQVVDICVPNRWHGEIVREALRAGKHVYCEKPLAFSYEEAKELAALAREAAAQGIKTQVVSEYRFFPATMKAKELAQRGFFGRLFHFRGCYLHSGYVDPNRPLEWRLRKDIIGGGVLVDLGPHLLDLMLWLLDGLDEPVAVCGTTETFVKERPLPNDPAQKAPVEVDDAAAALVRFRSGALGYVEFSRVATGTEDELRFEMHGDKGAVAFNLMEPNWLWVFDRTQPASEWGFKKLSTVQKYPPPAAYPSPKFTLGWMRSHIHAQFCFLDAVVNGKPAKPDFDDALRVHALIAAIYRSAETGSWTSVAW from the coding sequence ATGGCGAAACCGACGATTGGTATCGGGGTCGTCGGCTTCGGGTTGATGGGGCGCGTCCACACCTACGCATGGCGAGCCATTCCTCTGCTTTACGACGGCGCCCCGTGCGCCATCAAACTCGTCGGCGTGTGCGATGTCAACGAACGCACCGCCCAAGCAGGACTGGAGCAAGGCGGTTTCGCCTTCGCCACGACTGATTACCGTGCGTTGGTACATCACCCCGAAGTGCAGGTCGTGGACATCTGCGTGCCCAACCGCTGGCACGGTGAAATCGTGCGGGAGGCGTTACGGGCGGGCAAGCATGTCTATTGCGAAAAGCCGTTAGCGTTCAGTTATGAAGAAGCGAAAGAGTTGGCGGCGTTGGCGAGGGAAGCGGCGGCGCAAGGCATCAAAACGCAGGTCGTCTCCGAGTATCGGTTCTTCCCTGCGACGATGAAGGCAAAGGAGTTGGCGCAGCGGGGGTTTTTCGGTCGGCTCTTTCACTTTCGCGGTTGCTACCTGCATTCAGGTTATGTTGACCCCAACCGTCCACTGGAGTGGCGGTTGCGCAAAGACATCATCGGCGGCGGCGTGTTGGTGGATTTGGGCCCGCACCTGTTGGACTTGATGCTGTGGCTGCTGGACGGTCTTGACGAGCCTGTCGCCGTGTGTGGGACGACTGAAACCTTCGTGAAAGAGCGCCCGCTGCCTAACGACCCGGCGCAAAAAGCGCCCGTTGAAGTGGACGACGCAGCAGCCGCGTTGGTGCGGTTCCGTAGCGGAGCCTTGGGCTATGTGGAGTTTTCGCGGGTCGCGACGGGCACGGAAGACGAACTGCGCTTTGAAATGCACGGCGACAAAGGTGCAGTGGCGTTCAACCTGATGGAACCCAACTGGCTGTGGGTGTTTGACCGCACGCAACCCGCCAGCGAATGGGGCTTCAAAAAACTGTCAACGGTGCAAAAGTATCCGCCGCCAGCGGCTTACCCGTCGCCCAAGTTCACGCTGGGTTGGATGCGGTCGCACATTCACGCCCAGTTTTGTTTTCTGGACGCCGTCGTGAACGGTAAACCTGCTAAGCCTGATTTTGACGACGCCCTCAGGGTGCACGCCCTTATCGCCGCCATTTACCGTTCCGCCGAAACCGGTAGTTGGACTTCCGTCGCGTGGTGA
- the nusB gene encoding N utilization substance protein B: MQGRRHAREIALQMLFQADVGNLPIDEAVEVTLADAPDLDESVRRYATALAKGVWAHRAELDAHLRAAAAHWSVERMAAVDRNLLRIALYEILFVDDVPYRVAINEAVELAKKYGGAESRRFVNGVLGAITRKLGLSEGKDRRTNP; this comes from the coding sequence ATGCAGGGACGCCGCCACGCCCGTGAAATCGCCTTGCAAATGTTGTTTCAAGCCGATGTCGGCAATTTGCCCATAGACGAAGCGGTGGAAGTGACCCTCGCTGACGCGCCGGATCTGGACGAAAGCGTGCGACGATACGCGACGGCGTTGGCAAAAGGCGTCTGGGCGCATCGGGCAGAGTTAGACGCTCATCTGCGCGCCGCTGCGGCTCATTGGTCAGTGGAACGCATGGCGGCAGTGGATCGTAACCTGTTGCGCATTGCCCTCTACGAAATTTTGTTCGTGGACGATGTGCCCTACCGCGTCGCTATCAATGAGGCAGTTGAGTTGGCGAAAAAGTATGGCGGCGCTGAATCGCGCCGTTTTGTTAACGGCGTGTTGGGCGCGATCACCCGCAAGTTAGGCTTGAGTGAGGGAAAAGACCGTCGGACAAATCCTTGA